The following are encoded in a window of Chitinophagaceae bacterium genomic DNA:
- a CDS encoding proprotein convertase P-domain-containing protein — protein sequence MNLIIEVSQCGFTGTGFNINQDVIDVAPNYRRQYSDASSVCGVTVLPTGGQFNVPAIGLDLAPAGCTNTTSNGSATINTAGNVVTISACNFAGDYSTINGAVNGQTLRFTSSVATDFITVRSGTPNGPLLASGTTPLVFANTFTGTIYAHWNTAGCGTQNTCRTTTVQCTNCGTTPCTITRTSAAGTDNQTVCQGGPITNITYNTTIASGATFSGLPPGVTGNMTGSVITISGVPTATGVLNYTVTLVGCPAPTTTATGTITVNAAAPISVVAVPRTTLCAGDPTLLTIMETNGPPVPSTIAITEFLNNNANATILFNFRNNNATAVTITGIESICSTSGLKSVSALYKTSPINGAPGALNAGNGWNQFGSAVITGIGNTTTTTTQPFMTGLTLVVPPGATYGICVQAVNQGTTTAAQRYSSIAAGTYTFSAGGCDIVTGTNIGYGGVAIPGAPTFTPRGFLGKVTVLSGGALVPITTGTYLWSPAAGLSSTTTNPTAASPAATTTYTVNHNNGAGCVRQANITITVNNRPEVTTQPANASACAGGTVSFTVAGTGAGLTYQWQESTNGGVSYSNLANAAPYSGVTTATLTINPVSAAMNNYRYRCVLTGTCAAIGTANISNGAILTANALPTVTVTPASGCGGVAGINGLLLTASGATTYTWAPFTGLYTNATATTPYTGGNAATVYAAPTAYTVYTVTGINSTTGCSNTASAQINYTPPAPTVTPVSVTMCLGDPAVKLKSSSSQQFSASFASGAVNVTIPDGPTLPPVPTSYPAVVSNITASGIPAGAIIAAVRVRFNITHAYVSDLVIALKAPNGQVINLCALANFANPAGANFTNTTFSSASTTTIAPPYTGTYKADLAGATFTAFGFTFPGGPVGYVPTANAWSSLYSTPNGVWSVGLYDAGAPDGGVFNNWSLEIDYIVGVPATPAVWTPAAGLFSDAAALIPYVAGTEVDSVWTRPTPSGVYNYQATVKSLPLSGTIPLPAQAATFTGNVRGYWFTAPSSFTMTSLYVPTDASSANQNIAVIRFNPATPPPAFPGTTNAFTTLFLTQNNGSGAPIPVNIPINAGDVIGILGNRGNVNSYGPTGPSTTNINGIPVTLTRMGMQFQLATTAPQAIWQEPAFAISRVFFSYGLPVPQCTSPARTVVVTVNEPTSVTAQPVNQTICTDKVATFTVAAGGTGPFSYRWQVSTDGGNVFNNISNGGVYAGATTTTLTVTAPPVSMNGYFYRCVITGAAPCTAATSFKVELRVNPLPTVVISASPYTRLMPGLRTTLSSTVTPSPAQTYTWLRNGAAVAGANSGTLNLDVDGMGDYRLTVTDVNGCTNNSNTISILDSVSGKCFIYPNPTSGQFQVRYHSVANNVLPRSLTVYDAQGNRILTQFYTIGRPYDRMDVDLRKSGKGMYWVEIGDMNGNRLTMCRVVIQ from the coding sequence ATGAACCTGATCATAGAAGTGTCTCAGTGTGGTTTTACAGGAACGGGTTTCAATATCAACCAGGACGTTATTGACGTTGCACCAAACTACCGGCGGCAATACAGTGATGCTTCGTCGGTTTGCGGCGTAACAGTTTTGCCAACCGGGGGACAGTTCAATGTTCCGGCTATCGGCCTGGATCTTGCTCCGGCTGGCTGTACGAATACAACGTCCAACGGATCAGCCACCATCAATACAGCCGGGAATGTAGTGACTATATCTGCCTGTAATTTTGCGGGTGATTACTCCACCATCAACGGGGCTGTGAACGGGCAGACACTCCGGTTTACGAGCAGTGTTGCCACCGATTTCATCACGGTGCGTTCCGGCACTCCCAATGGTCCTTTGCTGGCTTCTGGTACCACGCCGCTTGTTTTTGCCAACACATTCACCGGTACTATTTATGCGCATTGGAATACAGCAGGATGCGGCACCCAGAACACCTGCCGTACCACCACCGTGCAATGTACCAATTGCGGAACAACACCATGTACCATCACCAGAACTTCCGCTGCAGGAACCGATAACCAAACGGTTTGCCAGGGCGGCCCGATAACTAATATTACGTATAACACCACCATTGCTTCGGGTGCCACATTCAGCGGCCTGCCTCCCGGTGTAACGGGCAATATGACGGGCAGTGTAATAACCATCAGTGGCGTACCTACTGCTACCGGTGTTTTAAACTATACAGTAACCCTCGTCGGTTGTCCGGCACCAACTACTACGGCCACCGGTACCATCACGGTAAATGCTGCTGCACCGATATCGGTGGTTGCCGTTCCCAGAACAACCTTATGCGCCGGAGATCCTACATTACTAACCATAATGGAAACAAATGGTCCACCGGTACCATCTACTATTGCCATAACAGAATTCCTTAACAATAATGCAAATGCCACTATATTATTCAACTTCCGGAATAACAATGCCACCGCAGTAACTATAACAGGCATTGAGAGTATTTGCAGTACTTCAGGACTGAAGAGTGTCTCTGCTTTATACAAGACATCTCCGATCAATGGTGCACCCGGTGCACTCAATGCTGGTAATGGTTGGAACCAGTTCGGTTCTGCTGTTATCACAGGCATTGGGAATACCACCACCACCACTACGCAGCCATTTATGACCGGTTTAACCCTTGTGGTTCCACCGGGAGCTACCTATGGTATTTGTGTACAGGCGGTGAACCAGGGAACAACAACCGCTGCCCAGCGATACAGTTCTATTGCTGCGGGAACCTATACTTTTTCTGCTGGTGGTTGTGATATCGTTACGGGTACCAATATCGGATACGGTGGTGTTGCCATACCAGGTGCACCTACCTTTACGCCCAGGGGATTCCTGGGTAAAGTAACCGTACTTTCCGGAGGTGCCCTTGTACCAATAACAACCGGAACATACTTATGGAGTCCTGCAGCCGGCCTGAGTTCAACAACAACAAACCCCACAGCTGCTTCACCTGCAGCTACCACAACATACACCGTTAATCATAATAACGGGGCCGGTTGTGTACGCCAGGCCAATATAACCATAACGGTCAATAACCGTCCGGAAGTGACCACACAGCCAGCCAATGCGAGTGCCTGTGCGGGCGGTACTGTCAGCTTTACCGTTGCAGGTACTGGTGCAGGCCTTACTTATCAATGGCAGGAGAGTACCAACGGCGGTGTTTCCTATAGTAATTTAGCCAATGCGGCACCCTATTCGGGCGTTACCACGGCAACCCTTACCATCAACCCGGTAAGTGCTGCAATGAATAATTACCGGTATCGTTGTGTATTAACCGGTACCTGTGCTGCAATTGGTACAGCAAACATTTCCAATGGGGCCATCCTCACGGCGAATGCCCTGCCGACCGTAACGGTTACACCTGCAAGTGGTTGCGGTGGCGTGGCAGGTATCAATGGTCTGCTGCTTACAGCCAGCGGTGCTACTACGTATACCTGGGCACCATTTACCGGATTGTATACCAATGCAACGGCTACCACACCGTATACAGGCGGTAATGCAGCAACGGTATATGCTGCACCAACGGCTTATACCGTGTATACGGTTACAGGCATTAATTCAACAACAGGGTGCAGCAATACCGCTTCAGCCCAGATAAACTATACACCACCTGCACCAACGGTTACCCCGGTATCCGTAACGATGTGTTTGGGCGACCCTGCTGTAAAATTGAAGAGTTCTTCCTCACAACAGTTCAGCGCTTCATTTGCTTCGGGTGCGGTTAATGTAACCATTCCGGACGGACCGACCCTCCCGCCGGTCCCCACTTCATACCCTGCTGTTGTTTCCAATATAACGGCTTCCGGTATTCCTGCAGGGGCAATCATTGCTGCTGTCAGGGTCCGGTTCAATATTACCCATGCTTATGTCAGTGATCTTGTGATTGCATTAAAAGCGCCAAACGGCCAGGTGATTAACCTGTGTGCCCTGGCTAACTTCGCAAATCCTGCAGGAGCTAATTTCACCAACACAACATTTAGCTCTGCGAGTACAACAACCATAGCACCACCTTATACCGGAACCTACAAGGCAGACCTGGCAGGTGCCACCTTTACGGCATTTGGATTTACATTCCCTGGTGGTCCCGTTGGGTATGTTCCAACAGCCAATGCGTGGAGCAGTCTGTATTCCACACCGAATGGCGTTTGGTCGGTAGGCCTCTATGATGCAGGCGCTCCCGATGGAGGTGTATTTAACAATTGGTCATTGGAAATAGATTATATAGTTGGTGTACCGGCAACCCCGGCGGTATGGACACCGGCTGCCGGATTATTCTCCGATGCAGCTGCCCTTATACCCTATGTGGCAGGTACGGAAGTGGATTCTGTTTGGACAAGGCCCACACCTTCCGGTGTATATAATTACCAGGCCACGGTTAAGAGTCTGCCTTTGTCCGGAACGATCCCATTACCGGCACAGGCAGCAACCTTTACCGGTAATGTAAGGGGATACTGGTTTACGGCACCAAGTTCATTTACCATGACTTCATTGTATGTTCCAACCGATGCATCTTCCGCTAACCAGAATATTGCTGTTATCCGGTTTAACCCGGCTACGCCACCTCCTGCATTCCCGGGTACAACCAATGCTTTTACCACTTTGTTCTTAACACAGAATAATGGCAGCGGTGCACCCATACCCGTTAATATTCCGATAAATGCGGGAGATGTGATCGGTATTTTGGGCAACCGCGGTAATGTTAATTCCTATGGACCCACTGGTCCTTCCACGACCAACATCAACGGGATTCCGGTAACATTAACCCGGATGGGCATGCAGTTCCAATTAGCCACCACGGCGCCCCAGGCCATTTGGCAGGAACCTGCCTTTGCCATTTCCAGGGTGTTTTTCAGTTATGGTCTTCCTGTTCCACAATGTACATCACCGGCCAGAACGGTGGTGGTAACTGTTAACGAACCTACAAGCGTAACAGCGCAGCCGGTTAACCAGACCATCTGTACCGATAAGGTAGCAACCTTTACCGTTGCAGCAGGAGGTACTGGTCCGTTCAGCTACAGGTGGCAGGTAAGTACCGATGGCGGTAATGTGTTTAACAATATATCAAACGGCGGTGTTTATGCCGGCGCTACAACTACTACTTTAACGGTTACGGCACCCCCGGTAAGCATGAACGGTTATTTCTACCGTTGTGTAATAACCGGCGCTGCACCATGTACAGCTGCTACATCGTTTAAAGTGGAATTAAGGGTTAATCCATTGCCAACGGTGGTCATATCTGCTAGTCCTTATACCAGGCTGATGCCGGGATTGCGCACAACATTGTCATCAACGGTAACCCCGAGCCCGGCTCAGACCTATACCTGGTTGCGCAACGGTGCTGCCGTGGCAGGTGCCAACAGCGGCACACTCAACCTGGATGTGGATGGTATGGGTGATTACAGGCTTACTGTTACAGATGTGAATGGTTGTACGAATAATTCCAACACCATTTCCATCCTGGATTCAGTCAGCGGAAAGTGCTTCATCTATCCAAACCCAACCAGTGGTCAGTTCCAGGTGAGGTACCATAGTGTAGCGAACAATGTGTTGCCTAGGTCATTGACCGTATATGACGCACAAGGCAACCGGATCCTGACACAGTTCTATACCATCGGCCGACCTTACGACCGGATGGATGTTGACCTGCGGAAGAGCGGGAAAGGAATGTACTGGGTTGAGATCGGTGACATGAACGGTAACCGTTTGACCATGTGCCGTGTTGTGATTCAATAA
- a CDS encoding T9SS type A sorting domain-containing protein — translation MNNYQYRCVVTGTCPPDATSTPATLTVAAASVGGTVNPANTSVCGVTNSGTLTLTGHVGSVIRWESATNIAGPWTAIVNTSTTLTYTNLTQTTYFRAVVQFAGCASANSSISTVTFNASLPLVIVAVPGTTLCQGDPAALTVYESTGFANVTLTQSTSLAVTSLNSVSCNAGGLHTDNSYWRAYNLATMGLPGPVTINNVTFGIERAAGGVQPVTVRLWTSAGAFPGGVRTLVGSQTFNIPNQNLSIFTGAFATPVTVPNTAILVVELFTPSGQATGRSFFIGSNAAAQTGPSYISAAACGVAAPTDLAAIGFPNMHIILNLSGTTLGALTPITTGTFLWTPAAGLSSTTTNPVAASPATTTTYTVNHDNGAGCVRQANITINVNVRPAVTSHPTNVTACATTVATFTVAGVGTGLTYQWQESTNGGTTWNNLANTAPYSGVNTATLTINPATVAMNNYQYRCVLSGTCPPLTPPGTANISNPAILNVNALPVVTVTPATGCGGVAGINGLLLTASGASTYTWAPLTGLYTNATATTAYTGGNTPTVYAAPTAYTAYTVTGTAAGTGCINTAVALINYTPPAPNVTPTSVTMCLGDPAVRLTSSTSSNTSVQFCSGTVNIPIPDNSQAGASSNITVSGIPASCNISAMSVTWNMPHTWNGDMVVVLKAPNGQVLNLDYYLSATGGAGATTGFVNTTVSSAGTAALSSGSGTYTGTFRADARTAAQAPFGPPGPTAFLPTTANWSSLYSVPNGTYTLAMYDGGPADLGTLTSWCLNITYTCGVPATRAVWTPNGVGSGLFTDAAATIAYTGTPTDTVWTRPTPSGVYPYQVTVQSLSPPPAVVTTPMAGGNGNNLVAFNVRNNNGYAVNFSSISSNSFGSGAIAARVFYKPLPIAGNPGPISAANGWIQFGSGNFTVAAGTLNQLMTGLTLSIPSGATYGIALDFTGATFPAYTNGAATTVTYSAGGCDIITGGNVGWGGPAAPAQPVNNPRNFNGSVSFTASFPPCTSPARTVVVTVNQPTSVTTQPVSQTICTDKVATFTVAAGGTGPFTYRWQVSSDNGNTWANVNNGGVYAGATSATLTITAPPVSMSGYFYRCVITGAAPCASVNSFQARLTVNPLPVVVISAAPYTALFPGLRTTITSTVGPNAAQTYTWLRNGAVVAGANTGILNVDVDGLGDYRLNVIDVNGCTSTSNTISIRDSVSGRCFIYPNPTSGQFQVRYYSVANNVLPRSLTVYDAKGDRILTQFYTIGRPYDRMDVDLRKSGKGLYWVEIGDMNGNRLTMCRVIVQ, via the coding sequence ATGAATAACTACCAATACCGTTGTGTGGTTACCGGTACATGTCCTCCGGATGCTACCAGTACACCGGCTACATTAACCGTTGCTGCTGCTTCAGTAGGTGGAACGGTTAACCCGGCAAACACATCTGTTTGCGGTGTAACCAATAGCGGAACATTGACCTTAACCGGTCATGTTGGTTCTGTGATCCGTTGGGAGTCTGCAACAAACATTGCAGGTCCGTGGACAGCCATAGTTAATACATCAACAACATTAACGTACACGAACCTTACCCAGACAACCTATTTCCGTGCGGTGGTTCAGTTTGCAGGTTGCGCTTCGGCCAACTCATCCATTTCAACAGTTACATTCAATGCTTCATTGCCTTTGGTGATCGTAGCGGTGCCAGGCACCACACTTTGCCAGGGAGATCCTGCAGCGTTGACTGTTTATGAAAGTACAGGTTTTGCCAACGTAACACTCACCCAGTCCACTTCACTTGCCGTTACATCCCTGAACTCAGTTTCATGTAACGCTGGTGGATTGCATACGGATAACAGTTACTGGAGGGCTTACAACCTGGCAACCATGGGTCTTCCCGGTCCGGTAACCATCAACAATGTTACTTTCGGTATCGAAAGGGCAGCGGGTGGTGTTCAACCAGTGACCGTAAGGTTATGGACAAGCGCCGGTGCATTCCCCGGTGGGGTTCGTACCCTGGTAGGAAGCCAGACATTTAATATACCTAACCAGAACTTGTCCATCTTTACGGGTGCATTTGCTACCCCGGTAACTGTACCAAATACAGCCATCCTGGTAGTTGAATTGTTCACTCCAAGCGGACAGGCTACGGGCAGGTCATTCTTTATTGGTAGTAATGCTGCAGCTCAAACAGGCCCAAGCTATATCTCGGCTGCTGCTTGCGGAGTTGCTGCTCCTACAGACCTTGCTGCAATTGGATTCCCCAATATGCACATTATACTGAACCTTTCCGGCACAACACTGGGAGCTCTTACTCCGATCACAACAGGTACATTCCTTTGGACCCCTGCTGCCGGTTTAAGTTCAACTACAACAAACCCGGTTGCTGCATCTCCGGCTACAACAACCACGTATACCGTTAACCACGACAATGGTGCCGGTTGCGTAAGGCAGGCTAACATCACGATCAATGTGAACGTCCGCCCGGCTGTTACAAGCCATCCAACCAATGTTACCGCTTGTGCCACCACGGTTGCAACCTTCACGGTTGCTGGTGTAGGTACAGGCCTTACATACCAGTGGCAGGAAAGTACCAATGGTGGAACCACCTGGAACAACCTTGCCAATACAGCGCCTTACTCAGGTGTAAATACAGCCACACTGACCATTAACCCGGCTACAGTGGCAATGAACAACTACCAATACCGTTGTGTATTGTCTGGTACTTGTCCTCCGTTGACACCTCCGGGTACTGCAAACATTTCCAATCCGGCGATCCTTAACGTGAATGCATTACCTGTGGTGACTGTAACACCGGCAACGGGTTGCGGTGGCGTGGCAGGCATCAACGGCTTGTTACTGACAGCCAGCGGTGCATCTACGTATACCTGGGCACCACTCACTGGTTTGTATACCAATGCAACGGCTACCACAGCATACACAGGAGGTAATACCCCAACTGTTTACGCTGCACCAACGGCTTACACTGCATATACCGTAACGGGTACAGCAGCCGGTACAGGTTGCATCAATACAGCTGTAGCGTTGATCAACTATACGCCACCAGCTCCGAATGTTACACCAACATCCGTAACGATGTGCTTAGGAGATCCGGCCGTACGGTTGACCAGTTCAACATCCAGCAATACATCTGTTCAGTTCTGTTCCGGAACGGTTAACATACCGATCCCTGATAACAGCCAGGCCGGAGCCAGCAGCAACATAACCGTTTCTGGTATTCCTGCATCCTGTAACATATCAGCAATGTCTGTTACCTGGAACATGCCGCATACCTGGAATGGGGATATGGTTGTTGTGCTGAAAGCGCCCAATGGGCAGGTACTGAACCTTGATTATTATTTATCAGCTACCGGCGGGGCCGGAGCAACAACAGGCTTTGTGAATACCACAGTAAGTTCAGCAGGAACAGCAGCGCTAAGCTCTGGCAGCGGAACCTATACCGGAACATTCAGGGCCGATGCCCGTACAGCAGCGCAGGCGCCATTCGGACCTCCGGGCCCAACGGCTTTCCTGCCAACAACAGCCAACTGGTCATCGCTGTATTCTGTTCCCAACGGAACGTATACCCTGGCCATGTATGATGGTGGTCCTGCCGACCTGGGTACTTTGACCTCCTGGTGTCTGAACATCACGTATACCTGTGGTGTTCCTGCAACACGGGCAGTATGGACGCCGAATGGTGTTGGTTCAGGCTTGTTCACTGATGCAGCTGCAACTATTGCATACACTGGTACACCAACAGATACGGTATGGACAAGGCCCACACCATCTGGTGTATATCCTTACCAGGTAACTGTACAGAGCTTATCACCTCCACCGGCTGTGGTTACAACACCAATGGCAGGCGGTAACGGTAATAACCTGGTTGCCTTTAATGTTCGGAACAATAATGGATACGCAGTTAACTTCAGCAGCATATCAAGCAATAGCTTTGGTTCAGGTGCAATTGCTGCAAGGGTATTCTATAAGCCATTACCGATTGCGGGTAACCCGGGTCCGATCAGTGCAGCCAATGGCTGGATACAATTCGGCTCTGGTAACTTCACCGTTGCAGCCGGAACATTGAACCAGCTGATGACAGGCTTAACGCTTTCGATCCCTTCAGGTGCCACTTATGGTATCGCCCTGGATTTCACGGGAGCAACCTTCCCTGCTTATACCAATGGTGCCGCTACAACGGTAACCTACAGTGCCGGCGGATGTGATATCATCACCGGTGGTAATGTTGGATGGGGTGGCCCTGCTGCTCCGGCACAACCGGTGAACAACCCAAGGAACTTCAATGGTTCTGTAAGTTTCACAGCCAGTTTCCCTCCATGTACCTCACCAGCCAGAACGGTGGTGGTAACTGTTAACCAGCCAACAAGCGTAACAACGCAGCCGGTTAGCCAGACCATCTGTACCGATAAGGTTGCAACCTTTACTGTTGCAGCCGGCGGAACTGGTCCGTTCACCTACAGGTGGCAGGTAAGTTCCGACAATGGTAATACATGGGCGAATGTGAACAATGGTGGTGTTTATGCAGGTGCAACATCTGCTACACTTACCATCACAGCGCCACCGGTAAGCATGAGCGGGTACTTCTACCGTTGTGTAATAACAGGTGCTGCACCTTGTGCAAGCGTAAATTCATTCCAGGCCCGCTTAACGGTTAATCCGTTGCCGGTTGTGGTGATCAGCGCTGCACCATACACAGCCCTGTTCCCGGGTTTGAGAACAACCATCACATCAACAGTAGGCCCGAACGCAGCCCAGACCTATACCTGGTTGCGCAATGGCGCTGTAGTGGCCGGTGCCAATACAGGAATACTGAATGTAGATGTGGATGGACTGGGAGATTACCGGTTAAACGTTATAGACGTTAACGGATGTACCAGCACTTCCAACACTATTTCCATCAGGGATTCAGTAAGCGGAAGGTGCTTCATCTATCCAAACCCGACCAGTGGTCAGTTCCAGGTTAGGTACTACAGTGTAGCTAACAACGTGTTGCCAAGGTCATTGACCGTATATGACGCAAAAGGCGACCGTATCCTGACACAGTTCTACACCATCGGCCGTCCTTACGACCGGATGGATGTTGACCTGCGGAAGAGCGGAAAAGGCCTGTACTGGGTTGAGATCGGTGACATGAACGGTAACCGTTTGACCATGTGCCGTGTTATAGTTCAATAA